One window of Nakaseomyces glabratus chromosome A, complete sequence genomic DNA carries:
- a CDS encoding uncharacterized protein (CAGL0A03410g~Protein of unknown function) gives MTTESFKFQKVSVKKICLPEPLQWEPDTAIVEEQKSYLRTPRTANDDDQSILASILSKWSQMIRKSIRNYKQRKRNRLKFCHNLNGKYLGLNNTKLSTNFILPDIPVTMSTNEREWLPQIEPIMVRDMVIEFPTIESITYSEADITTLSNDVPQIIDFYLDNDIDDIESLKHRKNMISIKKRLVEQKITDLTNLLQRKTPEHCYRQRTSRDKVISMMNDLQRLNFEVETKKRTIELLKSQNLRMPKY, from the coding sequence ATGACTACAGAAAGTTTCAAGTTTCAAAAAGTCTCTGTTAAGAAGATATGTTTGCCAGAGCCCTTGCAATGGGAACCAGACACAGCAATCGTCGAAGAACAGAAGAGTTACTTGAGAACACCAAGGACAGctaatgatgatgatcAAAGCATATTGGCGTCTATCCTTTCAAAGTGGAGTCAAATGATAAGAAAAAGCATAAGAAACTACAAACAACGGAAAAGGAATAGGTTGAAATTTTGTCATAATTTGAACGGTAAATATTTGGGACTTAATAATACCAAGCTGAGtacaaattttattttgccAGATATCCCAGTAACAATGTCAACTAATGAAAGAGAATGGTTACCACAGATTGAACCAATAATGGTTAGGGATATGGTAATTGAATTTCCTACAATTGAAAGCATCACATACAGCGAAGCAGATATAACCACATTATCCAACGATGTTCCTCAAATAATTGATTTCTATCTGGATAATGACATTGATGATATAGAATCATTGAAACATCGCAAAAACATGATCTCTATAAAGAAGAGACTTGTGGAACAGAAAATAACCGATCTAACCAATTTACTTCAAAGAAAGACACCCGAACATTGTTACCGTCAAAGGACCAGTAGGGACAAAGTTATATCTATGATGAATGATTTACAAAGACTGAACTTTGAAGTAGAAACgaaaaaaagaactatAGAGCTACTAAAGTCGCAAAATCTTAGAATGccaaaatattga
- the HOS2 gene encoding histone deacetylase HOS2 (CAGL0A03322g~Ortholog(s) have NAD-dependent histone deacetylase activity, NAD-independent histone deacetylase activity, histone deacetylase activity (H4-K16 specific), tubulin deacetylase activity), protein MSGTFSVDSKTKEFQPLYEFGSNYAPRVSYHINPEVSHYHYGVRHPMKPFRLMLTDHLVSGYGLHKIMDLYKTRKATAEEMEEFHSEDYVNFLSKVTPENLSKLPRGTLEKFNIGDDCPIFPNIFQYSSLYTGASLDASRKLINNQSDIAINWSGGLHHAKKNSPSGFCYINDIVLAILNLLRYHPRVLYIDIDLHHGDGVQEAFYTTDRVYTISFHKYNGEFFPGTGKNDETGCADGKHFAMNVPLEDGIDDDSYINLFKSIIDPLITTFKPTVILQQCGADSLGHDRLGCFNLNIKAHGECVKFVRSFGIPMLVVGGGGYTPRNVSRLWTYETGILNNVLLPEELPDNLPFKESFGPDYSLYPVLDNLYENRNSKKFLEDIRIRCLENIRFLQGAPSVRMDAENIPTQDISGLTEEEEELIKEMNEEDEDWRLQEIEKENAKMMELIY, encoded by the coding sequence ATGTCAGGGACTTTTAGTGTGGATAGCAAAACTAAAGAGTTTCAGCCTTTGTATGAATTCGGCTCTAACTATGCCCCTCGAGTATCTTATCACATAAATCCTGAAGTATCACATTACCACTATGGAGTACGACATCCTATGAAACCCTTTCGCTTGATGCTGACGGATCATTTAGTCTCGGGGTATGGACTACACAAAATCATGGATCTATACAAGACTAGAAAAGCCACTGCAgaagaaatggaagaaTTTCATTCGGAAGACTACGTTAATTTCCTTTCAAAAGTAACACCAGAGAATTTGAGTAAACTTCCGAGAGGTACCTTAGAGAAATTTAACATTGGTGATGATTGTCCGATTTTCCCAAATATATTCCAGTACAGTTCATTGTACACAGGGGCATCTCTTGATGCTTCTAGAAAGTTGATAAATAACCAATCAGATATTGCAATCAATTGGTCAGGTGGGTTACATCACGCCAAAAAGAATAGCCCTTCTGGTTTCTGTtatattaatgatattgTCCTGGCAATATTAAACCTGCTGCGGTATCATCCTAGAGTCTTGTACATTGACATCGATTTGCATCATGGTGACGGTGTCCAGGAAGCCTTTTACACCACTGATCGTGTATATACTATTTCATTTCACAAATATAATGGAGAGTTTTTTCCAGGAACGGGTAAAAACGATGAAACAGGTTGTGCAGATGGTAAGCATTTTGCTATGAATGTGCCTTTAGAAGATGGTATCGATGACGACTCGTATAtcaatcttttcaaatCCATAATAGATCCACTAATCACTACATTTAAGCCAACTGTTATCTTGCAACAATGTGGTGCCGACTCTTTGGGACACGATAGGCTGGGATGTTTCAATCTTAATATTAAAGCTCACGGTGAATGTGTTAAATTTGTAAGAAGTTTTGGTATTCCCATGTTAGtagttggtggtggtggttaCACACCGAGAAACGTCTCCAGATTGTGGACTTACGAAACAGGTATTCTGAATAATGTTCTCTTACCGGAAGAACTACCAGATAATTTACCATTTAAGGAAAGTTTTGGGCCAGACTACTCGTTATATCCAGTTCTAGATAACTTATACGAGAATAGAAACAGCAAAAAGTTCCTGGAAGACATAAGGATTAGATGCTTGGAGAACATCAGGTTTTTGCAAGGTGCACCGAGTGTACGTATGGATGCAGAGAATATACCTACACAGGATATCTCGGGTCttacagaagaagaagaagagctGATAAAAGAGATGAACGAGGAGGATGAGGACTGGAGACTCCAAGAGATTGAGAAAGAGAACGCAAAGATGATGGAACTCATATATTAG
- the RAD5 gene encoding DNA helicase RAD5 (CAGL0A03432g~Ortholog(s) have DNA-dependent ATPase activity, Y-form DNA binding, four-way junction DNA binding, four-way junction helicase activity, ubiquitin protein ligase activity), which produces MDQNANQKKRFFKDELESSIETTLTDKSSFLFEPQVDAIQEENANDPEEQIAQGTQESPFIEQLRAVLPTIRLEVALALEEKYRDIDDGLDLAISEYFDQYQTGNDDAPPSSLELQHSQEVLTVPDNEEKDTDLQLVSVKRKREDDFMQSSQSKKPQRANSSWKKFVGSLQVTVMVTRPTMRPVPYGTPLIFKRSNNNVPLKKIYEQLNKKKTGLAAFVKIYSANDEREIGRVPEDIARIVFPLLHRNEVHFKLTMIYPGDKRLSIGDNIIIQMDSFLTSTLFNRKENPTFSTQNGNGRERFGAIVETEQELEERNIRMGLIMLFDKIKLRPVKDEAKFLEKLKQDGDDNEIVDLEDDESFGNFLSQEPLNDELPTQHQEDTMNINQLTSFYKATQSSKQLNSLIPTTPPPELVKVELRKYQKQGLTWMLRREGISIGHDNEDKSEDDTTLLNPLWRQFQWPRNMSWHNQSTGSENDNSNPKLIFFYGNLHTGEFSLERPTMNSFKNGGILSDEMGLGKTISALSLVLMRPKDEHTTSQSLFHQESSNLSSDDVIEIKEPERSYAYKTTLIIVPMSLLTQWRDEFDKVNNNAGLTCELYYGGNVSSLKSLLIKRKNPPTVVLTTYGIVQNEWTKLSKDGTNIRSLGRTSGIFSIEFFRIILDEGHTIRNKSTITSKAVLELSSKYRWILTGTPIINRLDDLYSLVKFLKLEPWSQIGYWKQFITNPFEERNFKQAFDVVNAIMEPVLLRRTKQMKDTDGNPLVQLPPKEIVIEKLQLSKKQKLIYEEFLQRAEKTFRSGLQSGDLLKKYSTILVHILRLRQVCCDSNLIGTLDENDEDLSSGNNKLITESVDVKTLIPDTEEEEDEVPPFENDELDKLIESVEAKFIDSNQLIPVECSICTAEPIESSSAVVTECEHVFCKECLEEYGNFQKEKSLQQKCPNCRRDINLNRCLAFEKGSDGILKLIHFDRKERPAKLNALIRHLQQLQDSSAGEQVVVFSQFSSYLDILESQLNEVYSSNKLKVYKFDGRLSLKERTAVLEDFKVKDYAVQKVLLLSLKAGGVGLNLTCASYAFMMDPWWSPSMEDQAIDRIHRIGQTNSVKVIRFVIDGSIEEKMLRIQDRKRTLGEAMDTDEDERRKRRIEEIQMLFES; this is translated from the coding sequence ATGGATCAGAATGCAAACCAGAAGAAACGATTCTTTAAAGATGAACTCGAGTCGTCTATCGAAACCACTTTGACTGATAAATCATCTTTTCTATTTGAACCGCAGGTAGATGCGATTCAGGAAGAAAATGCAAATGATCCAGAAGAGCAAATTGCACAAGGTACACAGGAATCACCCTTTATAGAGCAGCTAAGAGCAGTGTTGCCCACTATCCGGTTAGAAGTGGCCTTAgcacttgaagaaaaatataggGATATTGACGACGGGTTGGATCTGGCTATCTCAGAGTATTTTGACCAATATCAAACCGGAAATGACGATGCACCACCATCGTCTTTGGAACTGCAACATTCCCAAGAAGTGTTGACGGTGCCTGATAATGAAGAGAAGGATACAGATCTTCAACTAGTAAGTGTGAAGAGGAAACGTGAGGACGATTTCATGCAGTCTAGTCAATCAAAAAAGCCCCAAAGGGCAAACAGTAGTTGGAAAAAGTTTGTTGGATCACTACAAGTTACAGTGATGGTTACGAGACCTACAATGAGACCTGTCCCATACGGGACACCACTTATCTTTAAAAGATCCAATAATAATGTGCctttaaagaaaatttacgaacaattgaacaagaaaaagacaGGTCTTGCTGCATTTGTTAAGATTTATAGTGCCAATGATGAAAGGGAAATTGGTAGAGTTCCCGAAGATATAGCTCGAATTgtttttcctcttcttcatcgaaACGAAGTCCATTTTAAACTAACAATGATCTATCCTGGTGATAAGAGACTAAGCATAGGtgataatataattatCCAAATGGACTCATTTCTAACCTCCACACTGTTTAATCGCAAAGAAAATCCTACGTTTTCGACTCAAAATGGAAATGGGCGTGAAAGATTTGGAGCAATAGTGGAAACTGAACAGGAACtggaagaaagaaatataagAATGGGTTTAATCATGTTATTCGATAAGATAAAATTAAGGCCAGTTAAAGATGAGGCCAAATTTTTAGAAAAGTTGAAACAAGATGGCGATGACAACGAAATAGTTGATCTGGAAGACGATGAGAGTTTTGGGAATTTCTTATCACAAGAACCTTTAAACGATGAGTTACCAACTCAGCATCAAGAAGATACGATGAATATCAATCAATTGACCTCCTTTTATAAAGCAACGCAATCTTCTAAACAACTAAATAGCTTAATACCGACAACGCCTCCACCAGAGCTAGTTAAAGTGGAACTTCGCAAGTATCAAAAGCAAGGTTTAACTTGGATGTTGAGAAGAGAGGGTATTTCCATAGGCCatgataatgaagataaATCCGAAGATGATACTACACTTCTTAACCCCTTGTGGCGACAATTTCAGTGGCCCAGGAATATGTCATGGCATAATCAATCTACAGGGAGTGAAAATGACAATTCAAATCCTAAGctgattttcttttatgGGAATCTTCATACTGGTGAATTTTCTCTTGAGAGGCCAACGATgaattctttcaagaatgGTGGTATATTGTCCGATGAGATGGGTTTAGGTAAAACTATTTCAGCTCTATCATTAGTACTGATGAGACCAAAGGACGAACATACTACCAGTCAGTCACTGTTTCACCAAGAGAGTTCTAATTTATCAAGTGATGATGTAATAGAAATCAAAGAACCGGAAAGATCATATGCTTACAAAACAACGCTAATCATTGTGCCGATGTCATTATTAACCCAGTGGCGTGATGAGTTTGACAAAGTCAATAATAATGCTGGATTAACGTGTGAGTTATATTATGGAGGTAATGTGAGTAGTCTCAAAAGCTTACTgatcaaaagaaagaaccCACCAACTGTTGTTCTAACTACTTATGGTATTGTTCAGAATGAATGGACAAAGTTAAGTAAAGATGGAACAAATATCAGGTCTCTGGGACGAACTTCTGGTATTTTTTCTATCGAGTTTTTTAGGATAATTCTAGATGAGGGCCATACTATAAGAAATAAATCTACAATTACTTCTAAAGCGGTATTAGAACTATCTTCAAAATATAGATGGATACTGACTGGTACCCCAATTATCAATAGACTGGATGATTTATATTCTTTGgtaaaatttttgaagttaGAACCTTGGTCTCAGATCGGTTATTGGAAACAATTCATTACAAATCCTTTCGAGGAACGAAATTTTAAGCAAGCATTTGATGTTGTTAATGCTATTATGGAACCCGTATTACtaagaagaacaaagcAGATGAAAGATACTGATGGAAATCCTCTTGTTCAGCTACCTCCAAAGGAAATTGTTATTGAGAAATTACAATTATCtaagaaacagaaattaatatatGAAGAGTTTTTGCAAAGGGCAGAGAAAACATTCAGATCAGGTCTACAATCAGGTGATctcttgaaaaaatattcaactATCCTGGTTCATATATTAAGACTTCGCCAAGTTTGTTGTGATTCAAATCTAATTGGAACCttagatgaaaatgatgaagatttGTCTTCAGGTAATAACAAGCTAATAACTGAATCAGTTGATGTAAAAACCCTAATACCAGATACAGAGGAGGAGGAAGATGAGGTACCTCCATTTGAAAATGACGAACTTGACAAATTGATTGAATCTGTAGAGGcaaaatttattgattCAAACCAACTGATACCTGTTGAGTGTTCTATATGTACAGCGGAACCTATTGAGAGCTCGTCTGCGGTTGTTACAGAATGTGAGCATGTTTTTTGTAAGGAGTGTCTGGAGGAATATGGTAACTTccaaaaagagaaaagctTGCAACAAAAGTGTCCTAACTGTAGGAGGGACATCAATTTAAATAGATGCCTAGCCTTTGAAAAAGGCTCTGATGGAATTCTAAAGCTGATCCATTTTGACCGTAAGGAACGGCCTGCGAAGCTTAATGCCTTAATAAGGCACTTACAACAGCTACAAGATAGTTCTGCCGGTGAGCAAGTAGTAGTATTTTCACAATTCTCCTCATATTTAGATATATTGGAGTCACAACTAAACGAGGTCTATTCATCAAATAAGTTGAAAGTTTACAAATTTGATGGTCGCCTGTCCTTAAAAGAGCGTACTGCGGTGCTAGAAGATTTCAAAGTCAAAGATTATGCAGTACAGAAGGTTTTGCTTCTATCATTAAAAGCTGGTGGTGTTGGGTTGAACTTGACCTGTGCGTCTTATGCATTTATGATGGACCCGTGGTGGTCGCCCAGTATGGAGGATCAAGCAATCGATAGAATTCATAGGATAGGGCAGACTAACAGTGTGAAAGTCATCAGATTTGTAATAGATGGCtctattgaagaaaaaatgtTAAGGATCCAGGACCGTAAAAGAACGCTAGGTGAAGCCATGGAtactgatgaggatgagaGACGTAAACGTCGCATAGAAGAAATTCAAATGCTATTTGAATCTTAA
- the ADE16 gene encoding bifunctional phosphoribosylaminoimidazolecarboxamide formyltransferase/IMP cyclohydrolase ADE16 (CAGL0A03366g~Ortholog(s) have IMP cyclohydrolase activity, phosphoribosylaminoimidazolecarboxamide formyltransferase activity, role in 'de novo' IMP biosynthetic process and cytosol localization) gives MYKKTAILSVYDKTGLLDLAKGLIENDVRILASGGTANMVREAGFPVDDVSSITHAPEMLGGRVKTLHPAVHGGILARNLESDEKDLKDQHIDKVDFVVCNLYPFKETVAKVGVTVPEAVEEIDIGGVTLLRAAAKNHSRVTILSDPNDYAIFLHELKEHGEVSQELRNRLALKAFEHTADYDAAISDFFRKQYSENRAQLPLRYGANPHQRPAQAFVTQLEELPFKVLSGSPGYINLLDALNSWPLVKELSASLNLPAAASFKHVSPAGAAVGIPLSDVEKQIYFVSDIENLSPLACAYARARGADRMSSFGDWIALSNIVDVPTATIISKEVSDGVIAPGFEPEALEILKKKKNGKYCILQIDPNYIPDAMESRDVYGITLQQKRNDAIINQSSFKEIVSANKNLTEQAVIDLTVASLALKYTQSNSVCYAKNGMVIGLGAGQQSRIHCTRLAGDKADNWWLRQHPKVLAFKWAKGVKRPDKSNAIDLYVTGQIPEEDPEKSEYESKFAEIPTPLTPEERKEWLSKLNNVSLSSDAFFPFPDNVYRAVKSGVKYIAAPSGSVQDKAVFAAADSFDLVYVENPIRLFHH, from the coding sequence ATGTACAAGAAGACGGCTATTCTGTCTGTTTACGACAAGACTGGGCTGCTGGACTTGGCGAAGGGGTTGATTGAGAACGATGTGAGGATTCTGGCCTCAGGCGGTACTGCGAACATGGTGCGCGAGGCCGGGTTTCCTGTGGACGACGTGTCCTCGATCACACATGCGCCAGAGATGCTGGGTGGCAGAGTGAAGACGCTGCACCCTGCGGTGCACGGTGGTATTCTAGCCAGGAACTTGGAGAGCGATGAGAAGGACTTGAAGGACCAGCACATTGACAAAGTGGACTTTGTTGTGTGCAACTTGTACCCTTTCAAGGAGACCGTCGCAAAGGTCGGTGTCACAGTACCAGAAGCAGTCGAAGAGATCGATATCGGTGGTGTTACCTTGTTGAGAGCCGCCGCCAAGAACCACTCGAGAGTCACAATCCTGTCCGACCCTAACGACTACGCTATTTTCTTGCACGAACTGAAAGAGCACGGCGAAGTTTCTCAGGAGCTGAGAAACAGACTGGCACTAAAGGCTTTTGAACACACTGCTGACTACGATGCCGCCATCTCTGACTTCTTCAGAAAACAATACTCCGAAAACAGAGCCCAATTGCCTCTGCGTTACGGTGCTAACCCACACCAAAGACCTGCACAGGCTTTCGTCACACAATTGGAGGAGCTGCCATTCAAGGTCTTGAGTGGCTCCCCAGGTTACATTAACCTTTTGGATGCTCTAAATTCCTGGCCTTTGGTTAAGGAGCTATCAGCATCGCTAAACttaccagcagcagcaTCCTTCAAACACGTTTCACCAGCTGGTGCCGCTGTTGGTATCCCACTTTCCGATGttgaaaaacaaatatactTTGTATCCGATATCGAGAACCTATCTCCATTAGCATGTGCCTACGCAAGGGCCCGTGGTGCCGACAGAATGTCCTCCTTCGGTGATTGGATTGCCCTATCGAATATCGTCGATGTCCCAACTGCAACCATTATCTCCAAGGAGGTGTCTGATGGTGTAATTGCTCCAGGCTTTGAACCCGAGGCATTGGAGATCctaaaaaagaagaagaatggtAAGTACTGTATCTTGCAAATAGATCCAAACTACATCCCAGATGCCATGGAATCGAGAGATGTCTACGGTATCACTTTGCAACAAAAGAGAAATGACGCCATCATCAACCAAtcttctttcaaagaaattgtGTCTGCCAATAAGAACTTGACTGAACAGGCCGTGATTGATCTAACTGTTGCATCATTAGCTCTAAAATACACACAATCTAACTCCGTCTGTTATGCAAAGAACGGTATGGTAATCGGTCTTGGAGCTGGCCAGCAATCCAGAATCCACTGTACAAGACTAGCAGGTGATAAAGCTGACAATTGGTGGTTGAGACAACATCCAAAGGTTCTTGCCTTTAAGTGGGCCAAGGGTGTTAAGAGACCAGATAAGTCCAATGCAATCGACTTATATGTTACTGGTCAAATTCCTGAAGAGGATCCAGAAAAGTCCGAATATGAATCTAAGTTCGCTGAAATTCCAACTCCGCTAACACCGGAGGAAAGAAAGGAGTGGCTCTCTAAGTTGAATAATGTCTCCTTATCCTCAGATGCATTCTTCCCATTCCCAGACAATGTTTACAGAGCTGTCAAATCAGGTGTTAAGTACATTGCTGCTCCATCTGGATCTGTTCAAGACAAGGCTGTGTTTGCTGCTGCTGATTCTTTTGACTTAGTCTATGTTGAAAATCCAATTCGTCTGTTCCATCATTGA
- the ASI3 gene encoding putative ubiquitin-protein ligase ASI3 (CAGL0A03344g~Ortholog(s) have ubiquitin-protein transferase activity, role in cellular response to amino acid stimulus, transcription factor catabolic process and Asi complex, nuclear periphery localization): MAIFSGVTVDLSVIFTNVYIMAYLVSRIISNILIRICSMRTRMTPIKLPVWSRIMFHGISAVYAVMLLVRIEHLLGNIDIGMNVTLEDLCVQVYLCVLMFGCVEEFTATTTNRKVIKATFSSPILLAADMVQAINGTTSLKLDLLRVTLRYCVVENLLVQLIELIDKRNLRFLSSLLVEFFRTFTILKIMIREENGYEFGSTFAYGQFLNFFWPATLFILTYIPYQVAKLVRWDPFENNSKIKTQRNASKLQYYMFFEGLKSTLNFTGSESVEELLVTYLNRLCNIFFFDKQSVQNEMEELQLPNKISHSYVISGYLNPIKGAPEDVIKGDVTDNDGKAPVSGVEKAFSILPFYSPLLFANVKTIKSVISWIFMKVRSFYKTTEDIESTEEKRKNDLNKVDFNSYITEKNYYKFLTKPITNAIPQPNKNVENILPLLLPEEDNSEDYVPDNDELDDDDYDENITDDNEHDDSNEDKEKSNSSRISNNDLQKELVSLITPLPEEVETLDGMTWNTSVWTRYKYRDSLNQCLTRNKYSELNPDGVLTEAFIERVSHNANKIHTHEDLEGELDLSCVICKVNTRKIVLWPCRCLAICDECRVSLGTRGFKKCACCNTNIEAYSKLNIV, translated from the coding sequence ATGGCCATATTCTCAGGTGTTACGGTAGACCTGTCGGTGATATTCACCAATGTCTACATCATGGCATACCTGGTTTCGCGGATAATATCCAATATTCTGATAAGAATATGTTCTATGCGGACACGTATGACCCCTATCAAGCTTCCTGTTTGGTCAAGGATAATGTTTCATGGTATAAGTGCAGTTTATGCAGTCATGCTTCTGGTACGAATTGAGCATCTGCTAGGAAACATAGATATAGGGATGAATGTTACGTTAGAGGATCTATGTGTTCAAGTGTATTTGTGTGTTTTGATGTTTGGCTGTGTTGAGGAATTCACAGcaaccaccaccaacaggAAAGTTATCAAAGCCACTTTTTCTAGTCCAATCTTGTTGGCGGCAGATATGGTCCAGGCTATTAACGGTACAACAAGTTTGAAATTGGATTTACTAAGAGTAACACTCCGTTATTGTGTTGTCGAAAATCTTTTAGTACAACTTATAGAGTTGATAGACAAGAGAAACTTACGTTTTTTAAGTTCTTTACTAGTGGAATTCTTTAGGACGTTtacaattttgaagatcatgattagagaagaaaatggGTATGAGTTTGGTTCTACTTTTGCATATGGCCAGTTTTTAAACTTCTTCTGGCCAGCTACACTGTTTATATTAACATACATTCCATATCAAGTGGCTAAGTTAGTCAGGTGGGACCCGTTTGAAAATAACAGTAAGATTAAAACACAAAGAAATGCCAGTAAACTTCaatattatatgtttttcGAAGGTCTAAAATCGACCTTAAATTTTACCGGTTCAGAATCAGTGGAAGAGTTGCTTGTAACTTACCTGAACAGGCTTTGTaacatttttttctttgacaaGCAATCTgttcaaaatgaaatggaGGAATTACAATTACCAAATAAGATCAGTCATAGCTATGTTATTAGTGGCTACTTGAATCCAATCAAGGGGGCACCAGAAGATGTTATAAAAGGAGATGTCACAGACAATGATGGTAAGGCACCAGTATCTGGTGTCGAGAAAGCATTTTCTATCTTGCCCTTTTACAGCCCATTACTCTTTGCAAACGTGAAAACAATCAAATCGGTCATATCATGGATATTTATGAAAGTTAGATCTTTCTATAAAACTACCGAAGATATCGAAAGtacagaagagaaaaggaagaaTGACCTCAATAAAGTAGATTTTAACTCTTACATCACTGAGAAAAACTACTATAAGTTCCTTACTAAACCCATTACAAACGCTATCCCACAACCGAACAAGAATGTGGAAAATATTCTGCCTTTGTTGTTACCTGAAGAGGATAACTCAGAGGATTACGTCCCAGATAATGACGAattagatgatgatgattatgatgaaaatattacAGATGATAATGAACATGATGACAGTAACgaagacaaagaaaagagtAACAGCTCCAGAATCTCGAATAATGACTTACAGAAGGAACTTGTTAGTTTGATAACACCACTTCCGGAGGAAGTCGAAACATTGGATGGCATGACATGGAATACCTCGGTATGGACAAGATATAAATATAGAGACTCGTTAAATCAATGTCTAACAAGAAACAAGTATAGTGAACTTAATCCCGATGGTGTGTTGACAGAGGCATTTATTGAGAGGGTCAGCCATAATGCAAATAAGATACATACACACGAGGATCTTGAAGGCGAATTAGATTTATCTTGTGTGATATGTAAGGTGAACACCAGAAAGATTGTGCTGTGGCCATGTAGATGTCTAGCAATTTGTGATGAATGTAGAGTCTCTTTGGGAACGCGGGGCTTCAAGAAATGTGCATGTTGTAACACGAATATTGAGGCTTACAGTAAACTTAATATTGTGTGA
- the RPL15A gene encoding 60S ribosomal protein eL15 (CAGL0A03388g~Ortholog(s) have RNA binding, structural constituent of ribosome activity, role in cytoplasmic translation and cytosolic large ribosomal subunit, nucleolus localization), with the protein MGAYKYLEELQRKKQSDVLRFLQRVRVWEYRQKNVIHRASRPSRPDKARRMGYKAKQGFVIYRVRVRRGNRKRPVPKGATYGKPTNQGVNELKYQRSLRATAEERVGRRASNLRVLNSYWVNQDSTYKYFEVILVDPSHKAIRRDARYNWICNPVHKHREARGLTATGKKSRGINKGHRYTNTKAGRRKTWKRHNTLSLWRYRK; encoded by the coding sequence ATGGGTGCCTACAAGTATTTGGAAGAgcttcaaagaaagaagcaATCTGATGTTCTAAGATTCTTGCAAAGAGTCAGAGTCTGGGAATACAGACAAAAGAACGTTATCCACAGAGCCTCCAGACCATCTAGACCAGACAAGGCTAGAAGAATGGGTTACAAGGCCAAGCAAGGTTTCGTCATCTACCGTGTCAGAGTTAGACGTGGTAACAGAAAGAGACCTGTTCCAAAGGGTGCTACTTACGGTAAGCCAACCAACCAAGGTGTCAACGAGTTGAAGTACCAAAGATCCTTGAGAGCTACTGCCGAAGAGAGAGTTGGTCGTCGTGCTTCCAACTTGAGAGTTCTAAACTCCTACTGGGTTAACCAAGACTCTACTTACAAGTACTTCGAAGTTATCCTTGTCGACCCATCCCACAAGGCTATCAGAAGAGATGCTCGTTACAACTGGATCTGTAACCCAGTCCACAAGCACCGTGAGGCTAGAGGTTTGACTGCCACTGGTAAGAAGTCCAGAGGTATCAACAAGGGTCACAGATACACCAACACCAAGGCCGGCAGAAGAAAGACCTGGAAGAGACACAACACCTTGTCCTTGTGGAGATACAGAAAGTAA